From Butyricimonas paravirosa, one genomic window encodes:
- a CDS encoding RagB/SusD family nutrient uptake outer membrane protein, whose amino-acid sequence MKYYYLLVLLLSSLFLSCEDTLRMIPENSVTFENAFENEHEIEIGLLTVERYVRKSLYLTTIPSSHGEYTDYRYKGDAGLLRESNPQAYTAAWSHYYEIIALVNVMLPYIDRVEMSQERRDFYKGQVYFTKALAYFELGRKWGDCPVIRDEVEYAPITYSSWVEVIDYALELAREAVRLLPDYSEMTDYKGNSITYKCTPNKGAAQALLANLCAWKAGCKYMAQPEEATYDERALWVEADSVCTALISSGIYKLAKTPEEVCTSTLVGSDAESIYEIVLRDYWNELENESPYSVHDLFYYFGPMYQTWPVIPGMSAGSLAFRSWKILSTTVCEMYSERIVGNDTITDLRKDAYFYKVDSMAHDTLLDITEGYAYPWKFRLVKLGTSGWSAGEFINFDQNRIVFRLADIILLRAECRVRLGNNEGAIADLNTIRERANAELYHSSEYGGDLRYAIFKEREKELLMEGCRWYDVIRNEYYKTELYGGFRNVSKQDILDGVFFNAVDNNEFSENPLARQNTYWLKRM is encoded by the coding sequence ATGAAATATTATTATCTTCTGGTATTATTATTGTCTTCCTTGTTTTTGTCTTGCGAGGACACGTTGAGGATGATTCCGGAAAATTCAGTTACGTTTGAGAACGCATTCGAAAACGAGCACGAGATTGAAATTGGGTTACTTACCGTGGAGAGGTATGTTCGTAAAAGTTTGTATCTTACGACAATACCATCGTCTCACGGTGAATATACGGATTATCGGTATAAAGGCGATGCCGGTTTGTTACGGGAGAGTAATCCACAAGCTTATACGGCAGCTTGGTCGCATTATTATGAAATTATTGCGCTAGTAAATGTAATGTTACCTTATATCGATAGAGTGGAGATGTCACAGGAACGTCGTGATTTTTATAAAGGGCAGGTTTATTTCACGAAAGCACTGGCTTACTTTGAATTGGGGCGTAAGTGGGGTGATTGTCCGGTAATTCGAGATGAGGTAGAGTACGCTCCGATTACCTATTCTTCTTGGGTAGAAGTAATTGATTATGCGTTAGAATTAGCCCGGGAGGCCGTACGTTTACTTCCGGATTATTCGGAAATGACAGATTATAAAGGGAATTCCATCACGTATAAATGTACTCCCAACAAGGGTGCTGCTCAAGCTTTATTGGCGAATCTGTGTGCTTGGAAAGCAGGGTGTAAATATATGGCACAGCCAGAAGAGGCAACTTATGATGAACGAGCTTTGTGGGTAGAAGCAGATTCTGTTTGTACCGCATTGATTTCGTCGGGTATTTATAAGTTGGCAAAAACCCCGGAGGAGGTATGTACGAGTACATTGGTTGGTAGTGATGCGGAAAGCATTTATGAAATCGTGTTGCGCGATTACTGGAATGAATTGGAAAACGAATCTCCTTATTCTGTTCATGATCTTTTTTATTATTTTGGACCAATGTACCAGACCTGGCCGGTGATACCGGGAATGAGTGCTGGGAGCCTTGCGTTTCGCTCTTGGAAAATATTAAGTACCACGGTGTGTGAGATGTACTCGGAACGAATTGTCGGAAACGACACGATAACCGATTTGAGGAAAGATGCTTATTTCTATAAGGTAGATTCTATGGCACACGATACGTTACTGGATATTACTGAGGGATACGCTTATCCATGGAAATTTCGCTTGGTAAAACTTGGTACTTCCGGTTGGTCTGCAGGTGAGTTTATTAATTTCGACCAGAACCGAATCGTATTCCGGTTGGCAGATATTATCCTGTTGAGGGCAGAGTGTCGGGTCCGGTTGGGAAATAACGAGGGGGCTATTGCCGATTTGAACACGATACGGGAACGTGCGAATGCCGAGCTTTATCATTCTTCGGAATATGGTGGGGATTTGCGTTATGCTATATTCAAGGAACGGGAAAAGGAATTATTGATGGAGGGATGTAGATGGTATGACGTGATCCGGAACGAGTATTACAAAACTGAATTGTACGGGGGATTCCGGAACGTGTCAAAGCAAGATATTCTTGATGGAGTATTCTTTAATGCTGTTGATAATAACGAGTTTTCAGAAAATCCCTTGGCTCGTCAGAACACGTATTGGCTGAAAAGGATGTAG